The following are from one region of the Staphylococcus argenteus genome:
- the truB gene encoding tRNA pseudouridine(55) synthase TruB yields the protein MYNGILPVYKERGLTSHDVVFKLRKILKTKKIGHTGTLDPEVAGVLPVCIGNATRVSDYVMDMGKAYEATVSIGRSTTTEDQTGDTLEVKAIHSAHITNDDVDRLLEDFKGVIEQTPPMYSSVKVNGKKLYEYARNNETVERPKRKVNINEIGRISELDFKGNECHFKIRVVCGKGTYIRTLATDIGAKLGFPAHMSKLTRIESGGFKLQDSLTLEQISALHEQDSLQNKLFPLEYGLKGLPSIKIKNPHIKKRILNGQKFNKNEFDNKIKDQIVFIDDDSKKVLAIYMAHPTKESEIKPKKVFN from the coding sequence ATGTATAATGGAATTTTACCAGTTTATAAAGAACGAGGATTAACAAGTCATGATGTCGTATTTAAATTACGTAAAATTTTAAAAACTAAAAAAATTGGTCACACAGGTACGCTTGATCCGGAAGTTGCTGGCGTGTTACCAGTATGTATTGGCAATGCTACTAGAGTAAGTGATTATGTAATGGATATGGGCAAGGCATATGAAGCTACTGTTTCAATAGGTAGAAGTACTACTACCGAAGATCAAACTGGTGATACATTAGAAGTTAAAGCTATCCATTCAGCACACATCACTAACGATGATGTTGATCGATTATTAGAAGACTTTAAAGGGGTTATTGAACAAACGCCTCCAATGTATTCGTCGGTAAAAGTTAATGGTAAAAAATTATACGAGTATGCGCGTAACAATGAAACAGTAGAACGCCCTAAACGGAAAGTGAATATTAATGAAATCGGAAGAATTTCTGAACTCGACTTCAAAGGAAACGAATGTCATTTTAAAATACGTGTCGTTTGTGGTAAAGGAACATATATAAGGACATTGGCAACAGATATTGGTGCGAAATTAGGATTTCCAGCGCATATGTCAAAATTAACGCGAATTGAATCAGGTGGTTTTAAATTACAAGATAGTTTAACTTTAGAACAAATAAGTGCACTTCATGAGCAGGATTCATTGCAAAATAAATTGTTTCCTTTAGAATATGGATTAAAGGGTTTGCCAAGCATTAAAATTAAAAATCCGCACATAAAGAAACGTATTTTAAATGGGCAGAAATTTAATAAAAATGAATTTGATAACAAAATTAAGGACCAAATTGTATTTATTGATGATGATTCAAAAAAAGTATTAGCAATTTATATGGCACATCCTACTAAAGAATCAGAAATCAAACCTAAAAAAGTCTTTAATTAA
- the nusA gene encoding transcription termination factor NusA, with protein sequence MSSNELLLATEYLEKEKKIPRAVLIDAIEAALITAYKKNYDSARNVRVELNMDQGTFKVIARKDVVEEVFDDRDEVDLSTALVKNPAYEIGDIYEEDVTPKDFGRVGAQAAKQAVMQRLRDAEREILFEEFIDKEEDILTGVIDRVDHRYVYVNLGRIEAVLSEAERSPNEKYIPNERIKVYVNKVEQTTKGPQIYVSRSHPGLLKRLFEQEVPEIYDGTVIVKSVAREAGDRSKISVFSENHDIDAVGACVGAKGARVEAVVEELGGEKIDIVQWNEDPKVFVKNALSPSQVLEVIVDEANQSTVVVVPDYQLSLAIGKRGQNARLAAKLTGWKIDIKSETDAREAGIYPVVEVENVTDDEVITEEDAIAESTEDATEVTVDTNVEKESE encoded by the coding sequence GTGTCAAGTAATGAATTATTATTAGCTACTGAATATTTAGAAAAAGAAAAGAAAATTCCTAGAGCAGTGTTAATTGATGCAATTGAAGCAGCATTGATTACTGCATACAAAAAGAATTATGATAGTGCAAGAAATGTCCGTGTTGAATTAAATATGGATCAAGGTACATTCAAAGTAATTGCTCGAAAAGACGTTGTTGAAGAGGTCTTTGATGATAGAGATGAAGTCGACTTAAGTACTGCACTTGTTAAAAACCCAGCATACGAAATTGGAGATATTTATGAAGAAGATGTAACACCAAAAGACTTCGGTCGTGTTGGTGCTCAAGCTGCGAAACAAGCAGTTATGCAACGACTTCGTGATGCTGAACGTGAAATTTTATTTGAAGAGTTTATTGATAAAGAAGAAGATATATTAACAGGTGTGATTGATCGTGTAGATCACCGCTATGTTTATGTTAACTTAGGACGTATTGAAGCAGTTTTATCTGAAGCCGAAAGAAGCCCTAATGAAAAATATATTCCTAATGAACGTATCAAAGTTTATGTTAACAAAGTAGAACAAACTACAAAAGGACCTCAAATTTATGTTTCACGAAGCCATCCAGGTTTATTAAAACGTTTGTTTGAACAAGAAGTACCAGAAATTTATGATGGTACTGTTATCGTAAAATCAGTTGCTCGTGAGGCAGGAGATCGTTCTAAAATCAGTGTCTTCTCAGAAAATCATGATATCGATGCTGTTGGTGCATGTGTTGGTGCCAAAGGCGCGCGTGTTGAAGCTGTTGTTGAAGAGCTAGGTGGCGAAAAAATCGACATCGTACAATGGAATGAAGATCCAAAAGTATTTGTAAAAAATGCTTTAAGCCCTTCTCAAGTTTTAGAAGTTATAGTTGATGAAGCAAATCAATCTACAGTAGTTGTTGTTCCTGATTATCAATTGTCATTGGCGATTGGTAAAAGAGGACAAAACGCACGTCTAGCTGCTAAATTAACAGGTTGGAAAATTGATATTAAATCAGAAACAGATGCACGTGAAGCAGGTATCTATCCAGTAGTAGAGGTTGAAAATGTAACTGACGATGAAGTTATTACAGAAGAGGATGCTATAGCAGAATCAACAGAAGACGCAACAGAAGTTACAGTTGATACTAACGTAGAGAAAGAATCTGAATAA
- a CDS encoding PolC-type DNA polymerase III, with the protein MTEQQKFKVLADQIKISNQLDSEILNSGELTRIDVSNKNRTWEFHITLPQFLAHEDYLLFINAIEQEFKDIANVTCRFTVTDGTNQDEHAIKYFGHCIDQTGLSPKVKGQLKQKKLIMSGKILKVMVSNDIERNHFDKACNGSLVKAFRNCGFDLDKIVFETNDNDQEQNLASLEAHIQEEDEQSARLATEKLEKMKAEKAKQQDNNESAVDKCQIGKPIQIENIKPIESIIEEEFKVAIEGVIFDINLKELKSGRHIVEIKVTDYTDSLVLKMFTRKNKDDLEHFKALSVGKWVRAQGRIEEDTFIRDLVMMMSDIEEIKKATKKDKAEEKRVEFHLHTAMSQMDGIPNIGAYVKQAADWGHPAIAVTDHNVVQAFPDAHAAAEKHGIKMIYGMEGMLVDDGVPIAYKPQDVVLKDATYVVFDVETTGLSNQYDKIIELAAVKIHNGEIIDKFERFSNPHERLSETIINLTHITDDMLVDAPEIEEVLTEFKEWVGDAIFVAHNASFDMGFIDTGYERLGFGPSTNGVIDTLELSRTINTEYGKHGLNFLAKKYGVELTQHHRAIYDTEATAYIFIKMVQQMKELGVLNHNEINKKLSNEDAYKRARPSHVTLIVQNQQGLKNLFKIVSASLVKYFYRTPRIPRSLLDEYREGLLVGTACDEGELFTAVMQKDQSEVEKIAKYYDFIEIQPPALYQDLIDRELIRDTETLHEIYQRLMHAGDTAGIPVIATGNAHYLFEHDGIARKILIASQPGNPLNRSTLPEAHFRTTDEMLNEFHFLGEEKAHEIVVKNTNELADRIERVVPIKDELYTPRMEGANEEIRELSYANARKLYGEDLPQIVIDRLEKELKSIIGNGFAVIYLISQRLVKKSLDDGYLVGSRGSVGSSFVATMTEITEVNPLPPHYICPNCKTSEFFNDGSVGSGFDLPDKTCETCGAPLIKEGQDIPFETFLGFKGDKVPDIDLNFSGEYQPNAHNYTKVLFGEDKVFRAGTIGTVAEKTAFGYVKGYLNDQGIHKRGAEIDRLVKGCTGVKRTTGQHPGGIIVVPDYMDIYDFTPIQYPADDQNSAWMTTHFDFHSIHDNVLKLDILGHDDPTMIRMLQDLSGIDPKTIPVDDKEVMQIFSTPESLGVTEDEILCKTGTFGVPEFGTGFVRQMLEDTKPTSFSELVQISGLSHGTDVWLGNAQELIKSGICDLSSVIGCRDDIMVYLMYAGLEPSMAFKIMESVRKGKGLTEEMIDTMKENNVPDWYLDSCLKIKYMFPKAHAAAYVLMAVRIAYFKVHHPLYYYASYFTIRASDFDLITMIKDKTSIRNTVKDMYSRYMDLGKKEKDVLTVLEIMNEMAHRGYRMQPISLEKSQAFEFIIEGDSLIPPFISVPGLGENVAKRIVEARDDGPFLSKEDLNKKAGLSQKIIEYLDELGSLPNLPDKAQLSIFDM; encoded by the coding sequence ATGACAGAGCAACAAAAATTTAAAGTGCTTGCTGATCAAATTAAAATTTCAAATCAATTAGATAGTGAAATTTTAAATTCAGGTGAACTGACACGTATAGATGTTTCTAATAAAAATAGAACATGGGAATTTCATATTACATTACCACAATTCTTAGCTCATGAAGATTATTTATTATTTATTAACGCGATAGAGCAAGAATTTAAAGATATTGCCAATGTTACATGTCGTTTTACGGTAACAGATGGTACAAATCAAGATGAACATGCAATAAAATATTTTGGGCATTGTATTGATCAAACAGGTTTATCTCCAAAAGTTAAAGGACAATTAAAACAGAAAAAGCTTATCATGTCAGGTAAGATTTTAAAAGTAATGGTGTCGAATGACATAGAACGAAATCATTTTGATAAAGCATGTAATGGAAGTCTCGTTAAGGCTTTCAGAAATTGTGGTTTTGACTTAGATAAAATAGTTTTTGAAACAAATGACAATGATCAAGAACAAAATTTAGCATCTTTAGAAGCACATATTCAAGAAGAAGATGAACAAAGTGCACGTTTAGCTACAGAGAAACTTGAAAAAATGAAAGCTGAAAAAGCGAAACAACAAGATAATAACGAAAGTGCTGTTGATAAATGTCAAATAGGAAAACCAATTCAAATTGAAAATATTAAACCTATTGAATCAATTATTGAAGAAGAGTTTAAAGTTGCTATTGAAGGGGTTATTTTTGATATTAATCTAAAAGAACTAAAAAGTGGACGCCATATCGTTGAAATTAAAGTTACTGACTATACAGATTCATTAGTATTAAAAATGTTTACTCGTAAAAATAAGGATGATTTAGAACATTTCAAAGCATTGAGTGTTGGTAAATGGGTTAGAGCACAAGGGCGAATCGAGGAAGATACATTTATTAGAGATTTAGTAATGATGATGTCTGATATTGAAGAAATTAAAAAAGCTACGAAAAAAGATAAAGCTGAAGAAAAACGTGTCGAATTTCATTTGCATACCGCAATGAGTCAAATGGATGGAATACCAAATATTGGCGCGTATGTTAAACAAGCTGCAGATTGGGGTCACCCAGCTATTGCTGTAACAGATCATAACGTTGTACAAGCATTCCCAGATGCCCATGCAGCAGCTGAAAAACATGGCATTAAAATGATTTATGGTATGGAAGGTATGTTGGTTGATGATGGTGTTCCGATTGCGTATAAACCACAAGATGTCGTATTAAAAGATGCTACATATGTTGTATTTGACGTTGAGACTACAGGTTTGTCAAATCAATATGATAAAATTATTGAGCTCGCAGCTGTAAAAATTCATAACGGTGAAATCATCGATAAATTTGAAAGATTTAGTAATCCACATGAACGATTATCGGAAACGATTATCAATTTAACGCATATTACCGATGATATGTTAGTTGACGCGCCCGAAATTGAGGAAGTTCTAACAGAATTTAAAGAATGGGTTGGCGATGCGATATTCGTAGCACATAATGCTTCATTTGATATGGGCTTCATTGATACTGGATATGAACGACTAGGATTTGGACCATCTACCAATGGTGTTATCGATACTTTAGAATTATCTCGTACAATTAATACCGAATATGGTAAACATGGTTTGAACTTTTTAGCAAAAAAATATGGCGTAGAATTAACACAACATCACCGCGCCATTTATGATACAGAGGCAACAGCTTACATTTTCATTAAAATGGTTCAACAAATGAAAGAATTAGGTGTATTGAATCATAATGAAATCAACAAAAAGCTTAGTAATGAGGATGCATATAAACGTGCGAGACCGAGCCATGTAACACTGATTGTACAAAATCAGCAAGGTCTTAAAAATTTATTTAAAATTGTAAGTGCATCGCTGGTGAAATATTTCTATCGTACACCACGGATTCCGCGTTCATTATTAGATGAATATCGTGAAGGGTTATTAGTTGGAACAGCTTGTGATGAAGGTGAATTATTCACAGCCGTTATGCAAAAAGATCAAAGTGAAGTTGAAAAAATTGCTAAATACTATGATTTCATTGAAATTCAACCGCCAGCACTTTATCAAGATTTAATAGATAGGGAATTAATTAGAGATACAGAAACATTACATGAAATTTATCAACGATTAATGCATGCTGGTGATACAGCAGGCATACCAGTTATTGCGACAGGTAATGCCCACTATTTATTTGAACACGATGGAATTGCACGTAAAATTTTAATAGCATCGCAACCTGGTAATCCACTGAATCGTTCAACTTTACCAGAAGCACATTTTAGAACTACAGATGAAATGTTAAACGAGTTTCATTTTTTAGGTGAAGAAAAAGCGCATGAAATTGTTGTGAAAAATACTAATGAATTGGCAGATCGAATTGAACGTGTAGTTCCTATTAAAGATGAATTGTATACACCTCGTATGGAAGGTGCCAATGAGGAAATTAGAGAGTTAAGTTATGCAAATGCACGTAAATTGTATGGCGAAGATTTACCTCAAATCGTTATTGATAGATTAGAAAAAGAATTAAAAAGTATCATTGGGAATGGTTTCGCAGTTATTTATTTAATTTCACAACGTTTGGTTAAAAAATCGTTGGATGATGGATATTTAGTAGGTTCTCGTGGTTCCGTTGGTTCAAGTTTTGTAGCAACAATGACTGAAATTACTGAGGTGAACCCATTACCGCCGCATTATATTTGCCCAAATTGTAAAACGAGTGAATTTTTTAATGATGGTTCTGTAGGATCAGGATTCGATTTACCAGATAAAACGTGTGAAACTTGTGGGGCACCGCTTATCAAAGAAGGACAAGATATTCCATTTGAAACTTTCTTGGGCTTCAAAGGGGATAAGGTTCCTGATATCGATTTAAACTTTAGTGGTGAATATCAACCAAATGCTCATAACTATACAAAAGTATTGTTTGGTGAGGATAAAGTTTTCCGTGCAGGTACGATAGGTACTGTCGCTGAAAAGACTGCTTTTGGTTATGTCAAAGGCTACTTAAATGATCAAGGTATTCATAAAAGAGGTGCTGAAATAGATCGACTTGTAAAAGGGTGTACTGGTGTTAAACGTACAACTGGGCAACACCCAGGGGGTATTATTGTAGTACCTGATTATATGGATATTTATGATTTTACACCAATACAATATCCTGCAGACGACCAAAATTCAGCATGGATGACGACACACTTCGATTTCCATTCTATTCATGACAATGTGTTGAAGCTCGACATACTTGGTCACGATGATCCGACTATGATACGTATGCTTCAAGATTTATCAGGAATTGATCCAAAAACGATACCAGTAGATGATAAAGAAGTCATGCAAATATTTAGTACACCTGAAAGTTTAGGTGTTACTGAAGATGAAATTTTATGTAAAACAGGCACATTTGGCGTGCCGGAATTTGGTACTGGATTCGTTCGACAAATGTTAGAAGACACAAAGCCAACTTCGTTCTCTGAGTTAGTTCAAATTTCTGGATTGTCACACGGTACAGATGTATGGTTAGGCAATGCGCAGGAATTAATTAAATCAGGTATTTGTGATTTATCAAGTGTAATTGGTTGTCGTGATGATATCATGGTTTATTTAATGTACGCTGGTTTAGAACCATCGATGGCATTTAAAATTATGGAATCAGTACGTAAAGGTAAAGGTTTAACTGAAGAAATGATAGATACGATGAAAGAAAATAATGTGCCAGATTGGTATTTAGATTCGTGTCTAAAAATTAAGTACATGTTCCCTAAAGCCCATGCAGCAGCATACGTTTTAATGGCAGTACGTATCGCATATTTCAAAGTACACCATCCGCTTTATTATTATGCTTCTTACTTTACAATTCGTGCGTCAGACTTTGATTTAATTACGATGATTAAAGATAAAACAAGCATTCGAAATACTGTAAAAGACATGTATTCTCGCTATATGGATTTGGGTAAAAAAGAAAAAGACGTATTAACTGTCTTGGAAATTATGAATGAAATGGCACATCGTGGTTATCGAATGCAACCGATTAGTTTAGAAAAGAGTCAAGCGTTCGAGTTTATCATTGAAGGAGATTCACTCATTCCACCATTTATTTCAGTGCCGGGTCTTGGTGAAAATGTTGCAAAACGTATTGTTGAAGCACGTGATGATGGTCCGTTCTTATCAAAAGAAGACTTGAATAAAAAAGCTGGATTATCTCAGAAAATTATTGAGTATTTAGATGAGTTAGGCTCATTACCGAATTTACCAGATAAAGCTCAGCTTTCAATATTTGATATGTAA
- the rnpM gene encoding RNase P modulator RnpM: MKKKKIPMRKCILSNEMHPKKDMIRVVINKEGEIFADVTGKKQGRGAYVSKDVAMVEKAQQKEILEKYFKASKEELEPVYNEIIRLIYREEIPK, encoded by the coding sequence ATGAAAAAGAAAAAAATTCCGATGCGAAAATGCATTCTTTCAAATGAAATGCATCCCAAAAAAGATATGATTCGTGTTGTCATAAACAAAGAAGGCGAAATTTTTGCGGATGTAACAGGAAAGAAACAAGGCCGTGGCGCATATGTTTCTAAAGATGTTGCAATGGTTGAAAAAGCGCAACAAAAAGAAATACTTGAGAAGTATTTTAAAGCGTCAAAAGAAGAATTGGAGCCTGTTTATAATGAAATTATTAGATTGATTTATAGAGAAGAGATTCCAAAATGA
- a CDS encoding YlxQ family RNA-binding protein, whose amino-acid sequence MSIEQILNFLGLAMRAGKVKTGESVIVNDIKKGNLKLVIVTEDASNNTTKLITDKCNSYKVPFRKFGSRNELGIALGKGERVNVGITDPGFAKKLLSMIDEYHKE is encoded by the coding sequence ATGAGTATAGAACAAATATTAAACTTTTTAGGATTGGCAATGCGAGCTGGTAAAGTAAAAACAGGTGAATCAGTCATTGTTAATGATATTAAAAAGGGAAATTTGAAACTCGTCATTGTTACTGAAGATGCATCAAATAATACAACTAAATTAATTACAGACAAATGTAATAGTTATAAGGTTCCATTTAGAAAATTTGGAAGCCGAAATGAATTGGGAATAGCACTTGGAAAAGGTGAGCGTGTTAATGTAGGGATTACTGACCCAGGCTTTGCTAAAAAGTTGCTATCAATGATAGATGAATATCATAAGGAGTGA
- the infB gene encoding translation initiation factor IF-2 yields the protein MSKQRIYEYAKELNLKSKEIIDELKSMNIEVSNHMQALEDDQIKALDKKFKKEQKNDSKQSAQNNHQKSNNNKNQNNNKGQQKDNKKNQQPNNKGNKNNKKNNKNNKKNNKNNKPQNQPVEPKEIPSKVTYQEGITVGEFADKLNVESSEIIKKLFLLGIVANINQSLNQETIELIADDYGVEVEEEVVINEEDLSTYFEDEKDDPEAIERPAVVTIMGHVDHGKTTLLDSIRHTKVTAGEAGGITQHIGAYQIENDGKKITFLDTPGHAAFTTMRARGAQVTDITILVVAADDGVMPQTIEAINHAKEAEVPIIVAVNKIDKPTSNPDRVMQELTEYGLIPEDWGGDTIFVPLSALSGDGIDDLLEMIGLVAEVQELKANPKNRAVGTVIEAELDKSRGPSASLLVQNGTLNVGDAIVVGNTYGRIRAMVNDLGQRIKTAGPSTPVEITGINDVPQAGDRFVVFSDEKQARRIGESRHEASIVQQRQESKNVSLDNLFEQMKQGEMKDLNVIIKGDVQGSVEALAASLMKIDVEGVNVRIIHTAVGAINESDVTLANASNGIIIGFNVRPDSGAKRAAEAENVDMRLHRVIYNVIEEIESAMKGLLDPEFEEQVIGQAEVRQTFKVSKVGTIAGCYVTEGKITRNAGVRIIRDGIVQYEGELDTLKRFKDDAKEVAKGYECGITVENYNDLKEGDVIEAFEMVEIKR from the coding sequence ATGAGTAAACAAAGAATTTACGAATATGCGAAAGAATTAAATCTAAAGAGTAAAGAGATTATAGATGAGTTAAAAAGCATGAATATTGAGGTTTCAAATCATATGCAAGCTTTGGAAGATGACCAAATTAAAGCATTAGATAAAAAGTTCAAAAAAGAACAAAAAAATGATTCAAAACAAAGCGCTCAAAATAATCACCAAAAATCAAACAACAACAAAAACCAAAACAACAACAAAGGACAACAAAAAGATAACAAGAAGAATCAACAACCTAATAATAAAGGTAACAAAAACAACAAAAAGAATAATAAAAATAATAAGAAGAACAATAAAAATAATAAGCCACAAAACCAACCAGTTGAACCAAAAGAAATACCTTCAAAGGTAACATACCAAGAAGGTATCACTGTTGGTGAATTTGCTGACAAATTAAACGTTGAGTCTTCTGAAATTATTAAAAAATTATTCCTACTTGGTATTGTTGCTAATATTAACCAATCTTTAAATCAAGAAACAATTGAATTAATTGCTGATGACTACGGTGTAGAAGTTGAAGAAGAAGTTGTTATCAATGAAGAAGATCTTTCAACATACTTCGAAGATGAAAAAGATGATCCAGAAGCAATTGAAAGACCAGCAGTTGTAACAATCATGGGACACGTTGACCATGGTAAAACAACATTATTAGATTCAATTCGTCATACAAAGGTAACTGCTGGAGAAGCAGGCGGCATTACACAACATATTGGTGCATATCAAATTGAAAACGATGGTAAAAAAATTACTTTCCTTGATACACCAGGACATGCTGCTTTCACAACAATGCGTGCGCGTGGTGCCCAAGTAACTGATATCACAATTTTAGTAGTAGCTGCTGATGACGGTGTAATGCCTCAAACTATTGAAGCAATTAACCACGCTAAAGAAGCAGAAGTGCCAATTATCGTAGCAGTGAACAAAATTGATAAACCAACTTCGAATCCAGACAGAGTTATGCAAGAATTAACTGAGTACGGTTTGATTCCTGAAGATTGGGGTGGCGACACAATTTTCGTTCCGCTTTCAGCATTAAGTGGTGATGGTATTGATGATTTATTAGAAATGATTGGCTTAGTTGCGGAAGTACAAGAACTTAAAGCAAACCCTAAAAATCGTGCTGTTGGAACAGTTATCGAAGCAGAATTAGATAAATCTCGTGGTCCTTCTGCGTCATTGTTAGTCCAAAATGGTACATTAAATGTTGGTGATGCGATTGTTGTTGGTAATACGTATGGTCGTATCCGTGCAATGGTAAATGATTTAGGTCAAAGAATTAAAACAGCTGGTCCATCAACACCTGTTGAAATCACTGGTATTAATGATGTGCCTCAAGCGGGAGATCGCTTTGTTGTATTTAGTGATGAAAAACAAGCCCGTCGTATCGGTGAATCAAGACATGAAGCTAGCATCGTACAACAACGTCAAGAAAGTAAAAATGTTTCTTTAGATAACTTGTTTGAACAAATGAAACAAGGCGAAATGAAAGATTTGAACGTTATTATTAAAGGTGATGTTCAAGGTTCTGTCGAAGCTTTAGCTGCATCATTAATGAAAATTGATGTTGAAGGCGTAAATGTACGTATTATTCATACAGCAGTTGGTGCAATAAACGAGTCAGACGTAACACTTGCGAATGCATCAAATGGTATCATTATTGGTTTCAATGTACGTCCAGATAGTGGTGCAAAGCGTGCTGCAGAAGCTGAAAATGTTGATATGCGTTTACACAGAGTCATCTATAACGTTATAGAAGAAATTGAATCAGCGATGAAAGGTCTACTTGATCCAGAATTCGAAGAGCAAGTTATTGGACAAGCAGAAGTTCGTCAAACATTCAAAGTTTCTAAAGTGGGTACTATCGCTGGTTGTTATGTTACTGAAGGTAAAATTACACGTAATGCAGGTGTTCGTATTATTCGTGATGGAATTGTTCAGTACGAAGGTGAATTAGATACACTTAAACGTTTCAAAGATGATGCAAAAGAAGTTGCAAAAGGTTATGAATGTGGTATCACTGTTGAAAACTACAATGACCTTAAAGAAGGCGACGTTATCGAAGCATTTGAAATGGTTGAAATTAAACGTTAA
- the rimP gene encoding ribosome maturation factor RimP, protein MSKITEQVEVIVQPIMEDLNFELVDVEYVKEGRDHFLRISIDKEGGVDLNDCTLASEKISEAMDANDPIPEMYYLDVASPGAERPIKKEQDFQNAITKPVFVSLYVPIDGEKEWLGILQEVNNETIVVQVKIKARTKNIEIPRDKIAKARHAVMI, encoded by the coding sequence ATGAGTAAAATTACAGAACAAGTTGAAGTGATTGTTCAACCAATTATGGAAGACTTGAATTTTGAACTTGTAGACGTTGAATATGTCAAAGAAGGTAGAGACCATTTTCTTAGAATCTCTATTGATAAAGAAGGTGGCGTGGATTTAAATGATTGTACGCTTGCTTCTGAAAAAATAAGTGAAGCTATGGATGCGAATGATCCAATTCCTGAAATGTATTATTTGGACGTAGCATCACCTGGTGCGGAACGTCCTATTAAAAAAGAACAAGATTTCCAAAATGCAATAACTAAGCCTGTTTTTGTCTCATTGTATGTACCAATTGATGGTGAAAAAGAATGGTTAGGCATTTTACAGGAAGTCAATAATGAAACAATTGTTGTACAGGTGAAAATTAAAGCAAGAACAAAAAATATAGAGATACCGAGAGACAAAATAGCAAAAGCACGTCACGCAGTTATGATTTAA
- the rbfA gene encoding 30S ribosome-binding factor RbfA yields MSSMRAERVGEQMKKELMDIINNKVKDPRVGFITITDVVLTNDLSQAKVFLTVLGNDKEVENTFKALDKAKGFIKSELGSRMRLRIMPELIYEYDQSIEYGNKIERMIQDLHKQDR; encoded by the coding sequence ATGAGCAGTATGAGAGCAGAGCGTGTTGGTGAACAAATGAAGAAGGAATTAATGGATATCATCAACAATAAAGTCAAAGATCCTCGAGTTGGTTTTATTACAATAACTGATGTCGTTTTAACAAACGATTTATCACAAGCTAAAGTATTTTTAACAGTTTTAGGAAATGATAAAGAAGTAGAAAATACTTTTAAAGCGCTTGATAAAGCAAAAGGCTTTATTAAGTCAGAATTAGGTTCTAGAATGCGATTACGTATTATGCCGGAATTAATTTATGAGTATGATCAATCAATCGAATACGGTAATAAAATTGAACGAATGATTCAAGATTTACACAAACAAGATAGATAA